The following is a genomic window from Malus sylvestris chromosome 12, drMalSylv7.2, whole genome shotgun sequence.
GGGCTAAAGTCGAAAATGTATGTAGCACTCCCCTCCGGCTTATTATTTTGTCTGAGATTAATTGATCTTGATTTGCAACAATTTAATCAAACTGCGTTAGCGATATTCGATCTGACGCATTCTAATGATTTTACATTATCAGGATGATCATGCTGAAGATTTCAGACGGCTAATAGGTAGAACTCCCATCAGTCGTCTTGCACAGCCTAATGAAATTTCGTCTCTGGTGTCCTTCCTTTGCCTCCCTGCTGCTTCTTTCATCAATGGACAAGTCATTAGCGTTGATGGAGGGTTCACAGTTAGTGGTTTCTAGCAAACTCATCAATATTATCAGTCccaacatttgtttttgtttttttcctgcGGATTCAGTCACACTCTAATGAGTTTGTTGACATATAGTTTCACATTTAATCAGTTTCTTAATAAACCTCGTCCAAAATTATGTAAAATGTTATGTACTTTTCAAGACTAATAAAGCTTAATGTCAACTCAGGCTCAATCATATATATCTGCCTAAATTGTTAAGATATTTCAAATGTGAACGATTTAGATATGTAGGAAATGAAATGATATATGGTCTTCTCAATTGGTTGTATAATTAGCCAGCACAATATTTTGTGAATCATAGACGCACTCACGCACAGGTGCCACACACATAGGGAAGTAGCTTCGCTCCCAAATATTGGTATTCCAAGTTCAAATCTTCCTTCgttgataaataaaaaataaataaaaaagattaaTGATCATATGCTAGATGTAAGGGTGGTTCAGATAGGGATCCTGAACCGATCTCTTTTGGGATGGGATTtcgaaaaccgaaaccaaacccaAATTTGTGTATTTCCAATTTTAGGATTCtcgaaaaaaaattttgaattttggtacGGCCCGggattttaattcaatttctatTCACTTTCTTGTAAATGGAAGCCCCTGATTAATTCAATTCAAACCAGCATCAAAATCCCAAATCAAAGAATCAGATAATATCCCAGGTTATATGGATAAAATTACATAGGAAATGGAATGCAAATGAACATTTCCCTACAGTTTCGACTTTCAATACAAGCATGTTCGATTCAGTATCAATATCATTTTGAAATAAGAACAAAGCAACAAACAAGAGCAAATAAAAATTGCAAGAGATATTGCAAAATCAAACATGCATAATAAGAAAATCAAGTTATTTAAATTgacaaatccaaatccaaatccaaatccaatagCAGAATCCAAATCtataaacaataaaaattgCATAAACCCAATTTTCACAAACCCTAGAAACCAAAATTAATTCGGAACCAAACCCTAGATTTTGATTCTTGAATTCCAACcttaatttgaaaaataattcgAAGCAAAACCCTAGATTTCAAAGGTAATTCAAAACAAATACCTCAACTAGGAGCTCGAGAGTCGCTCGATCGAGATAGAGAATTGGATAGAGATAGTAGCAGATGTGTCCGTGTGTGTGGTTTGTATGGTGTGGTCGAGGGGGAGGGTAGAGGAGAGGTGAAGTCGAGCTCAAGAGAGAAACGGCATACGGGCTACTTCATAACATTATCTTTTGGACTATGTTAACACAAAAAGAATTCGTGCTTAGAATAACTCGAGAAAAGAATTGGAGTCCCGCCTTCATGCTACATTTTTCCAATCGTGGTTCCTCATTAGTAGCTCCGCTgcattataatttaaaaaaaaaaaaaagttgttcgACTAATAATGTTGACTATTCATACGAATCAATACTATCAAAGTAAAAATAGTAATTAATTGAATTTGTAACACAAAACTATAGTGAAAACTAATAGAATTGAATAGATATGCAATGAATAGTTTACTAACACAACTTACAAAGGAGATAAATAGTTctctaacacactttttttCAGTCAAAGCCATGAGATTATCATTGATGAATGAAAGAGTTACATCTAGAACAAAGTAGGACGCGTCTCGActgcaacaaaacaaaaagtagCCTTGCAAACTGAATATCAGCTAGACAATCTAGGGGATCTTCGAACCACAAACACGAGCTAGAGGAGAAGAGGCTAAGGCCAGCTAAACGATGAGCTGCTTCGTTAGCTTGGCGTGTGACATGTTTAAGGACAACTCTAGTTATTCCCAAAGCTAAAGACTTAGGGCTCGTTTAAAAGTGTGTTTGAAATAgctgaaagtgtttttggtgaaaatatttttttaaaccaaTCTATAGTAAAAATCCAAGTAGATCCTGAAAAaacatttttaagtatttacttTAAAGAGCACATATTTAATGTTTCTTCTAAAAAGtacttaaaatatttttaaaactcaaaatcaatttcaccaaaaaagaATCATTAGTAATAACATTTTGTAAACCCCAAAGTAAACACCATGGATAAGCCTTTCCTAACTGCCAATGCATTCACAAGAAGATGGAAAGAGACAAACTTGAAATTCAACGACAAAACAGCGATGAAGTGGCCATTATCACTAACACAACTTACATTAGTCATCACATAATATGATTAGATCCAAGCCGTTGTGGCACTTTCCTGACCGTCGATTATAAAAATGTTTGGATCCAACGTCGGTTTACCTTCCACGCAGCCGCTTCACCAGCATATGAGAACCCGGATTACCGGTCAAACaagagtgcatttttgctcaccactatttatggctggtttggtattattgtgctttgaaaaaaaactgttatgagaataaacggctgtgttgtgagaataagcagctgtgaaataaatcagcagagtgtttggtaaacttttttgtaaaagtgcttttggaaaaaaaagcagtctgatagtgagttttttcattaaaggagcactgtagctccgtgtgctttgaaaaaaagccagttttccaaagctgcaaatagcagctttagttttttcctttgatttcagcttattctcacagcagcttccaaaataaacctttttttttcattttaccaaacacctaaaaccctcacagctttttttcatgggtgctttttttttaagcacctcactcccaaaccaccccttagtgTGGTGTATGATCACCACCTTATTTATTATTGTTAGAtaagtttgaattttaaaatttgtgttTATCCACTACACGAATCTTGATATTCAAAACTCATTTAACgatgattaataaaataatgaatatATAATATACTAAATGAATACTTCTGTCAAACAAAGACAAAATTTCAAACCGGACAGCGATTAAATATATGAATTCGAACAGTACAGCCCCACCCCACACGTGGCAGCCAACGAGCCCCACCTCCATAACTCCCCTTCCAGAAAGTTCCAGCAAACTCGTGGCTACCAAAAATGTAATCCATACTAACGGCCCAGATCCCTCCACGTGGCATCCGACGTGGCATGATTTGCATCCCGGCATATGATACGCCTCGCTCTTCCGAGTCTCTCTCTGTCCTCTTGCTTTCTTCTCCGGACTCGCTGAAACTCTCCCACTGAAACTTtcgctagagagagaaagtagagagagagagattttgtTCTCAGATTTGTTATACGAGACAACGGTGTCGTTTTGGATTGGCGATGGACTGCaatgaaggaggaggaggagggtcgACGAAAACGGAGGAGCGGAGAGAAGCTCTGGTGTATATGTGGGGATATCTTCCGGGAGTATCGCCGGAGAAGTCTCCGATACTGTCTCTGTCGCCGGTGCGGTTTCCTAATGGGATGGAGGGTGGATATTCGTGGAAGGACGTCTGCGGCGGCGGTTGCGGATTCGCCATGGCCATCTCAGGTTTGATCCTCGAATTCTCAATCTTTAAACAAGTGATCAATGCTTAATTACTTGTTCGATTTTTTAAtcgtgtgtttcaatttgtttgGATGATGGTTTTGATTAGAGTGTGGGAAGCTGATGACGTGGGGGTCGACGGACGAGGAGGGGCAGAGCTACGTCGTTTCTGGGAAGCACGGGGTAATGCAGCGGTCTTGTAATTACTTATAATTATTTAGGATTTCGAATTTTCTGGGATTAATTTTGTCATctttgttaaggagactccggAGGCATATGCTCTCCCAACTGAGGCTTCAATACTCAAGGCTGCTGCTGGTTGGGCTCATTGCGTTGCTGTTACGGGTAGGTTTTTTCGCTCTTATTTCTGATGACGGAATGAATATTCATTGTTCACTACTTAAATTTGTGTTTGAAATAAAAGGATTTATGTGTAAATTGGTAGTTGACTGTTGTGTGGATTATTAGTGTTTCTTGATACTAGTTGCATTTAGTCAAATTGCGTGAAATACCGCGGTAATTCTACGATTTGAGTTTGGTAACATGATGAAATATGGATAATCTAGGGCCCGTTTGATAAACATTTcgttgttagtttttagttttctttttttatacttGAGATATGGAAATAGTATATGGGGAAAAGGAGGGATGAAGAAGGGTGGTGAGAGGGAGGGGAAGAAATAAAGAATGAATGAGAACAAAATCTGGAAAGCGGAAACAACTTAAAATAGTGTTTGGTTTTTGGCTTTCatctgttttccttttcttgTACATTTCTTCTACGTCTTTTCCACCCTACTTATCCTCTCCTCTGTATCCTTCATTTCTCCCATGCATTCCCCCTCCCTCTctacaagaaaaatgaaaactgatAAAGCTAAAAgcaaaatggttatcaaatgggCCCCTAGTTTCTACGGGAGCAGAATGTGAACTAATTGGGATTATTGGTCAATCTACTTTCTACAGAGACTGGTGAAGTATACACTTGGGGTTGGAAAGAGTGTGTTCCCTCTGGGAATCTTATTGGTGATCTGGGCATGGTGGAACGTCTCCAAAAGGATACTACAGGGAATCAAAGTTCATTACCAGCTGAACAAGGTATTTCTGTAACCTGGGTATATCTGGAAAAACATGCACGGAAACCTTTTCGATTGTACTAGATCAATGTGATTAAGACCTTATTGTCTTATACAGTAAACTCAATGTCTCAAGGCTTCAATTTGACTAGTGGGACAGTATCTCATCTTGAAAGCAAAAGGGCCAGAGAGGAAATTGCAAAGCGAAGGAAAATTTCGTCGGCTAAAGTCGAATCTGAAAGCTCAACAGGTGGTGAAGAATTCTTCAATCCATCCCCTTGTCTTGTAACTCTGGGTCCTGGAGTGAGAATCACCACTGTCGCAGCTGGTGGGCGCCATACTTTAGCATTATCAGGTAATGTTTCGGGGTTGTATTTAAGACTTTCAGGATGGTTGCTTTTCTTTGTGGTCACACCATATAGTTTTGTAGGTTGTAGGATGTACGAAGCTATGGAGGATTTTTGATGTAACACAAGACCCTGATGCATCATAATTTTAACCGAAGTTTCAGATATGGGACAGGTGTGGGGTTGGGGCTATGGAGGCGAAGGACAGCTAGGTTTGGGTACCAGGGTAAAAATGGTTTCTTCTCCTCATGTCATCCCCTGTATTGAGCCATCTGCGTCTGGGAAGGATAGGTCTTCTGTGATATCTCAAGGTTCAAAAGTTCCTGGAAGTTATGTGAAGGAGATTGCTTGTGGAGGCCGGCACAGTGCAGTAATAACAGGTCAGCATTTATGGGATCGTATAAAGCTTGTAACCAGAGAATGAAGAGCTGGTTAATAGATTGTGTTTATAGGTTGTACGCGTTAATGTAATCCTACTTATTTGTTTTCCATCCTTAATTATCTTTGGATCTATGCAAAATGCAGGATTGTTCTTGGTTGTTGTATGGATCCTCTTCATTTGACGAAGACATCCTCTTTTTGTGTGACCATTTCAACTGTATCACTCatttatatttagaaataatttTGCAATTTGCAGATGCTGGAGCACTGCTTACTTTTGGCTGGGGGCTTTACGGTCAGGTGAGCTTGCTATGCTAGTCAAGGTCTTATGCTGTTTGAGCGGAACTGAGAGAAATGATTGCTCTTCTTGTATACTTTGATAATTAGTAGTACTACTGATTAGATTTTCAATTAGAACCGCATTTTCCTTTTCTCGTTCTTGTTATTTATCTGCTGCATTTCTCATCTTTTCCCATTTTGATCCAGTGTGGGCAAGGGAATACAATAGATCAGCTAAGACCAAGTTATGTGAAATCATTGTCCGAAACAAAAGTGAAAAACATTGCTGCCGGACTATGGCATACACTCTGTGTATCTGTTGACGGGCGTGTATATGCATTTGGAGGGAATCAGTTTGGACAGCTGGgaacaggtgctgacgagggtGAGGTACACTCAACGAGTTATCCATCCTGGTTCTTTTTTCAGCTTTGTGATCTTAGCTTGGCCCAACTTCTTGTTGTATGACTTAACTAAATCATATTCTTGTAGCTTCAGACTCTACCTAAGATATTGGATTCTCCGGGTTTGGGAAGCAAGCATGCAAAAGTAGCCTCCTGCGGCGCTCGACATAGTGTCATTCTAACAGGTAAGCTAATGAAGCTGAAAAGTGTTGATACTTGCACTAATCATTGATATTCACAAAGCTATTTATTTGAACATTCCATTTGTTATTTTGGCTGCAGAAGACGGCCAGTTATTTAGTTGGGGGTGGAACAAGTATGGCCAAGTATGATTCCTAACTTATATGATTAAAATCTTTTAGTCACAACGTCTACTCTTGCACGATCATTTTTAACGGCACGATCATTAACGAACTTCTCTATTCCTGTTTGGATGCAGCTTGGCCTGGGCGATGCCGTGGATAGGAACATTCCTTCTCAAGTTTCAATAGAAGGCTGCTTACTGAAAAATATTGCATGTGGCTGGTGGCACACGCTACTTCTAGCCGAAAGACCCATTTGAGTTTGGGTTCGATCGATGATGACAATAGAAAAGGAATGACTTGCTACAATATGACATCTTCAACTAGTCTGTGTTATTAGATGCTTTCTTAGGCTTGTATCATGGTGTACATTATTTCTTTGCGCACATTCGTGGAGTCGTGTAGGCATGTATTCCATTCTTTCCAGTTTTTAGaagctaattttttttcaaattgcaGAGAAATCTTTAGTTTGTACACAAACAATTAAAGTAGTTGTACTGATAATTTAGTCTTGCTCTGATGAGGATGTGATGGTGATGCTTCCTAGGTCTGGCCATCGTCACCTGGTTTTGACGCACAATACCCGGCGGCTTGCCGGCTTTTCTTGGATATAAATGGAGGCGCATCAGATCCTGCTTGATATTGAACTTCTCCTGCGTTGCAGAAGATGCAGGAGTGGCCAAAATACATCCATTCTGTGAAAACCCCTTGGTGCCTGAGCATATTCAAACAAACATAACATTTAGAATGGCAAAAATTATGGGCTTCTTTAGACTATATTACGATTTTGGTGTTCGTATTTTCCGAATAATTGTTGGTCTATGTAGTTTCAGTTTTCGCATTTGGTATCTGTAGTTCCTAAATGCAACAATTCACGGACAAATACGAGAGTAAATCGAGTAATTGTTCTTAAATTGCAACTAGTAGACCCCAATATGCTTAACATTGAGGGAACTAGAACTACATGGACTAAAGTGGAACTTCGCCTGAACTATATGTTACCACCGAAATCATACTTTGGCCGTTTTCCAAAAGAAAATTACCATAGAGATGAACCATACCTCGACAACAAAATGTGCCCACATGTTGCTTGAGCGAGTTTCAATCACACCCTTCAAGATAGTCAGCTCTTGTCGTCGGATAGCTTGGGCTATGTCTAAGAAAAGTCCGTGTTCATCACATAGCATCTGCAGTAGTAGTCATGGAAATTTTAGACGAAACACTTCTGCAACGAAGCTTTGCGTTGACAAATAGGGGGGCATGCAACAAACCTCTATAAGCATGTGTCCTGGGTGTTCAAGATCTTCTACCACAATGGGGCAAATCTGGAGTTCACTTCCAACTTCGAAAGCCCTGCTTGTCCCACTTTCGCAGCCACTTGTGGCTTCGCTTGTGTTATTGGAATGAGGTGCCTGCAAAAGCATCAAGGATATAGTTAGAAACTAGTGATTAATTCGTTGGTCTTCAACATTACGCACCAGCTGGATTCGGAACTACAAAATGACTTTGAGGACAAATAAAATTTCTAAGTCAAGGACGTTGTGcagaagtttttttcatctttgGGAGACCGTCATGGTGCTTGTCCTGGCCGGCTGCTGTTTATTgatattttcattttaattatttCATGCATAATTTACCAAGAAAAAAGGCTTTGCATACCTCTTGTGGTGTGTAGCACCTCAGTTTTTCGGTTTGGTCAGTCATGTTTCTTAAAAACTGCATGTGTTTAACGGTTCGGTCTAAAAGGCCGTCAATGCTGCACTGAATACCAGAAACCAAACACGTCTAGTTAGAGAAAAACAAGCAATTATGTATTTGTCCCTCAAAAACTAGAGAAAGGCTGTTACCTTAGCACCATTTGGGACAAGGTCTCGTAGCTCTTTCATACGATCCTGAATCAATTGTCTATCTCTTGGTCTTAGCTTCCGGCTATTGCCAAGCCTGGTCTTTCTTGCAGTGCCACCGGACAACTTTTGTTCCTTTTTAGGCTTTGTAGACTTGTACCCTTTCTCCTTCTGCTCTTCGTCAACCAAAGTACTTATCGTGCCTGTGAAAGAAGTTGAAATCTCGCCCCTGGCAGGTAAAGCAGATGTATGGTTCCAAGTTGCTGAATCACTTCCAACTGGGGCACTCGCttcaaatttcaattgtttGAAAGAAGCAGGAAATTGACTTGATGAGGTAATAGATGATTTAATATTCTCTGATCTGCTAGACGAGGTTTCATCTTTGGCTACAAAAGCTTTCGAGAGGTTCTCAGCATCACTTGCTTTGGAAAACCATGATGGCTCAATACAGGTAGGGAGATCTTTCTGCAAACTAGAGCTGCTACATGTATCATCAATGCCGATAGATGGGTCCCATATATGTTCATCTGTCTGCCTCTGCAAAGGTGTTCCAAGTGCTTTGTGTAGTTCACAATTTTCAGGAAAGCTAAAGAAATTATTCACTGTGTTGTAACTTGTATCTTTAGCATTAACGTCTTCGAACAGTTCTGCTACACCTCCAACAGAGTAAGAATTGAAACCGCTCATGGattctccaaacacttccaAACCATAGCCACCAAATTGAGAATAGGTTAGAAGTTCTTCCTCTAGACAAGATAGCCCAAACATCTGACTTTCCATCATTCCCAGCAAGCTGGTATCTATCAACTGACTGAGTGGACTTGATTCTCCACAGTGAAAAGTTGGCGGAACAGCAATCACACTTTCGCCTGTACTCTTAAGAACTTCTGGCTCATCTGTTCCGGTGTCTAGAAGTGAATCTTCAGCAGTTGGCAATTGCAAAAATTGCCCGAAGGTCAACAATAAGTTATCATTCAGTCTGATGTTATCAACATCTTCTGACCCTTCAACGTTGAGTGGATTCATGGTAACAGCTGATGGCTCAAATGTGTTCTGCATTAAACTAAATGATTGTGACCATGATGATTGAGCTTCAATGTCTTTGTTTAAGGTAAAAGGTACAGTTTTCCCCTCAACATTGTGAATGGCATTGAATCTGTCTTTCACAAAAGCAACCACTGCAGGATCTTCAGCAACCTGAAATTTTGATCAGAGAAGAAAGGGACTTATAAGATGAATACAAATCGGTGCATGtgttacagagagagagagagagagagagagagagagactgagaaaCACATGCGAGTCCTTAAGCTCCAGAAGGGGGGAAGAACATTATGTGAGATTCATGCAGTGTAAGTTATATAAATTCCACTGCCACAACTTCCCAAATAAACTTGTAAGCTACTATCCAGAATGGGATGTGACGGTAGACCAATTCAGGAAGTTTAGAATAAGTTCAGAATGAGCACGCACCGTCTCCAGGGAGCCAAGTTGCAGAACTCCATATGGAAGTACAGGTACAAGCAAAATTGTCTGCATGAGAAATCAAATATGTAATCAGATTTTCATCCATTACAAACATGCGAAACTTGAGCTATAAAATTAAAACTGTGGCCTAATCTGTGTTGCCAAAAGAATTACCTTGATACCCAATGCAAACTGAAGGAGCCATTCATCTGGACACtgagaaaatatattttttttttggttatacTGTCAACTACTAGAAGAAATTTTACCAACTGTATATGAAGATCGCTAAGAATTTACATTAGCTTGCTCGAATAAGATTTACCTGAGGAACTAAATCAGACTCTCTGGTGCATAGACTGTCAAGGAAAACCCAGGTAAAGCTCCCTGTACATGCCACCTCACCAACAACCCTgagaaattatttaaatccacaGTGAACCATTTTTCATTCCTTAAGACATTTGAGAACCTTAACAATAAACACATCGTGTGCCTTCCTGATATCTCTTACGAGACAGAACTTTTCCGGTTGTACCAGTTTAAAAAAGTCACGTTCATACGTGTGTTATGTGTATTCACTGATGGTGgcaaataacaaagaaagcgAAATTGCCTCCaccaaaatttctttttttgacTTCTATATTTGAAGATATTTCTTATAAAACATTTAGATAGAAACGTTTTTGGAGATTGAAAGGAAGTACACAACAAGACAAGAGTCAAGAACAAGATTGTACCCTTTTCCAAATGTGTACTGAAGATGTACCATATCAGCCACAGCCAGTCCAATTGGATATCCTGCAGATCCACCATCATGGATACTTGTTGCAAAATCCTTAAAATGCATCTGATTTGCGTCGCTGAAGTAGATGTCATCCGATGCATGTTCCACAGTTTCTCTTGGATTTGGGTGATGACAGTACCCATCCTCCCAAGACAAAATCCTTAAGACAACAAGAAGGCCAGTATCATACCGAAGATCGCCACTAGATTTGATATACATGAGACACACAATAAGCTCGGCATAGAAACACCATTAGGATGTCAATCCAAAGATAAGAATCATACTAGAATTTTTATTTGTGTGAAATATAAACGTTGAAACCTCTATGCGGTTACGCATATGTATTGTATCGAATGTGATTAGAAATTTCAAATAGAATTCATCTAGTACACTAAGGAAACAGCAAGATCATCGTCAAAACAAAAATTGCAGAAGCATTTTGACTAACTAATTAATTACTTTCCGAATTCTAAGGACGGATAAAcagattaaaattttcaacaaaGAGTATAATTCATAGCAAAAAgcgaagaaaaggaaagaagctTACAAATCACTCTGGTGCTTGAGCTTCCAAAACACTGAATAATTCCAAGGCGAATCGCTGCAGAGGCTCTTCAGCAACTGCCTCAGAGCAGTAGTCCCCATTATCTTCTCAACTTCCTCAAAAGTCTCTCAAATACAACAACTAGTAACAAAATCAATAATCACTTCCAAAAAAAGCAGACAAAACCAACAAACACCTTATCTAGCTGCCCTGGTACGAAGCCCGACCCGCCTGCTTAATCCGCAATCCCGCTCTTCGTTTAATCGGTGGATCGGTCGAAGACAATTCCATCACTGAACACTATGCccgctctccctctctctctcagctACTAATCAACTTAATAAAAAAGCACTTAAACAAATCGAGAATCGATAAGAAGCTCTGCCCCTACTCGTTCGACTGATTCGATTAAGCAGTTCATAACTCTGTTTCTATTAGTTCGAAGCAAAAATCGCTGCCAAACAAATACACACAAAACTATAAGGATATTTTCATGAATCAGCTACTGCAAGAAAACTGAGAAAGCAGTCACCTCTAGAAACGAAGACGCTGATCGTGTTCGTATTCGCTGGCTTCCATTTCTCTCTGTGTTTGTAGTGTTTTCTTGGGAAAttggccttcttcttcttcctcgctcTCCCCAAGTCCACAAGCTCCGAATGTCCAAACGCACCACAAACAAGTGAAACAACGGTTGTATGCTTTTTCTTATACAAAATGCCTCCACCGGGGAACCGGTCACGTTTTTGGTTTTGGCGGATTTCAAACTGGTCCAAAGTCGGATTATATAGCTCGGTTGGAGCGGAGGGAGTGGGTTTCCGGACCCACAAATTTGTTTTTCTATGGTATGTGGGGGCCATTGTTTAGCAGTCATGTCAGGATTGAGATCCTCTCCGAACATCACACTTCCATGCTGATGTAAAGAGCAATACAGATCTTCAAGAGACAAATATATGAGCGTTGGGGAGACAAATTGTGTGTGAGGTAGGCTAGAGGGATGGGGCTAATGGAGACTGTATAATTTAAATTGAATGATCCAGATTGATGTATGCGTCGACTCTAGATGTGAGATCTAGAGAGGATCTCAATCCATCCTGTTAACGTTTATTATCGACTTcttattttggatttttatcACAATTAATCTTGAATTAACCCAACACATCAAGATGTTtcatgaaattaaaaatcaattaatgtaGTATCTTAGTATAAATGCTGCAAATCGATATGATACTTCCGtcacaatttcatcaaaatttctaTTAGTGATAACGTGTAGATGTAGAGTAGATATGGGCACACAATTCTAGTAAAATATTACCATATGGATAATTATTGAAATGGCCcgcctcttttttttctttctattttttttttgttttttgtcgtGTGGAAGTCGATACATAGAGCTGCACTTTAGTCATTAGGGCCTTCTATCTTGGGGGCCCAATGTTTttttatatatcgtatatatctctattaattataaaattatctttgtcaaccaaaatatgaagaaaaaacaaattaattttctatcataaaaaaaaagatgaacaataatgtaattttacaggtctaaattttattattttttattaaaatctcACCTACatatgatgttaaaatacctctaatatttttaaaaaaaaaccgaaaataaAAACCTCTAACTCCCCCCAcgactctccctctctccttctcattttataaaaaaatgtgtttataCACACAAATTATGTAAGTAAATGctaatacatataaatataaaaaaaattaag
Proteins encoded in this region:
- the LOC126593270 gene encoding transcription factor EMB1444-like isoform X1, which gives rise to MGTTALRQLLKSLCSDSPWNYSVFWKLKHQSDFGDLRYDTGLLVVLRILSWEDGYCHHPNPRETVEHASDDIYFSDANQMHFKDFATSIHDGGSAGYPIGLAVADMVHLQYTFGKGVVGEVACTGSFTWVFLDSLCTRESDLVPQCPDEWLLQFALGIKTILLVPVLPYGVLQLGSLETVAEDPAVVAFVKDRFNAIHNVEGKTVPFTLNKDIEAQSSWSQSFSLMQNTFEPSAVTMNPLNVEGSEDVDNIRLNDNLLLTFGQFLQLPTAEDSLLDTGTDEPEVLKSTGESVIAVPPTFHCGESSPLSQLIDTSLLGMMESQMFGLSCLEEELLTYSQFGGYGLEVFGESMSGFNSYSVGGVAELFEDVNAKDTSYNTVNNFFSFPENCELHKALGTPLQRQTDEHIWDPSIGIDDTCSSSSLQKDLPTCIEPSWFSKASDAENLSKAFVAKDETSSSRSENIKSSITSSSQFPASFKQLKFEASAPVGSDSATWNHTSALPARGEISTSFTGTISTLVDEEQKEKGYKSTKPKKEQKLSGGTARKTRLGNSRKLRPRDRQLIQDRMKELRDLVPNGAKCSIDGLLDRTVKHMQFLRNMTDQTEKLRCYTPQEAPHSNNTSEATSGCESGTSRAFEVGSELQICPIVVEDLEHPGHMLIEMLCDEHGLFLDIAQAIRRQELTILKGVIETRSSNMWAHFVVEAPRGFHRMDVFWPLLHLLQRRRSSISSRI
- the LOC126593270 gene encoding transcription factor EMB1444-like isoform X2, coding for MGTTALRQLLKSLCSDSPWNYSVFWKLKHQSDLILSWEDGYCHHPNPRETVEHASDDIYFSDANQMHFKDFATSIHDGGSAGYPIGLAVADMVHLQYTFGKGVVGEVACTGSFTWVFLDSLCTRESDLVPQCPDEWLLQFALGIKTILLVPVLPYGVLQLGSLETVAEDPAVVAFVKDRFNAIHNVEGKTVPFTLNKDIEAQSSWSQSFSLMQNTFEPSAVTMNPLNVEGSEDVDNIRLNDNLLLTFGQFLQLPTAEDSLLDTGTDEPEVLKSTGESVIAVPPTFHCGESSPLSQLIDTSLLGMMESQMFGLSCLEEELLTYSQFGGYGLEVFGESMSGFNSYSVGGVAELFEDVNAKDTSYNTVNNFFSFPENCELHKALGTPLQRQTDEHIWDPSIGIDDTCSSSSLQKDLPTCIEPSWFSKASDAENLSKAFVAKDETSSSRSENIKSSITSSSQFPASFKQLKFEASAPVGSDSATWNHTSALPARGEISTSFTGTISTLVDEEQKEKGYKSTKPKKEQKLSGGTARKTRLGNSRKLRPRDRQLIQDRMKELRDLVPNGAKCSIDGLLDRTVKHMQFLRNMTDQTEKLRCYTPQEAPHSNNTSEATSGCESGTSRAFEVGSELQICPIVVEDLEHPGHMLIEMLCDEHGLFLDIAQAIRRQELTILKGVIETRSSNMWAHFVVEAPRGFHRMDVFWPLLHLLQRRRSSISSRI